In the genome of Maribacter forsetii DSM 18668, the window TCGTTTAAAAAACGTGCAACTAAGCTACAAGGTACCAGTTGACAATGTTAACTTTTTAAACAGTTTGCGCGTGTATTTAACAGGACAAAATTTATTTACCATCACAGATTATGGTGGTTTTGACCCAGAATCTAATTCTCTTGGTTCAAGTAATGTAAGAGTCGATTATAGTAGCTATCCTACAGCTAGAACATATCTTTTAGGATTAACAGCTAATTTCTAATCTCAGAACTAAAACAAAATATAATGAAATCATATATAAACAAATCAATAATGATATTGGTTTTTATAGGCGTAATTGCCTGTGAAAAACGACTAGATGAAGAAGTGTTTTCAGAACTTGCTCCTGCAACTTTGTTCACTAGTGAAAAAGGAATAACTTCTGTGTTGAATGCATCTTATGCTTATGCACATAGACCTGGTTTTCAAGACTCTTGGGCCGCTTACCATTTAGCATCTATGACCACAGGAGAAGTTTGGGGACAAGGTGGTTCTATAGAAAATTTATGGATATCTGAAATTGACTTCACTTGGGATGGCAATCATGACCACATTATTGCTCAATGGACCATTTATTTCAACTCAATAAGAGACGCAAACATTGTTTTGGATAACTTAGACAATGAAGCTTTTTCAGAAGAGTTTAAACAATTGACCGAAGCTGAAGCACACTTTTTACGAGGTTGGGACTATTCAGAACTTTATAACTTGTTTGGTCCTGTTCCTCTATATAAATCATCTTCCGATGACCCATTGTTGCCAAGAGCAACAACAGAAGAAGTACAACAATTTATAGAACAAGAATTACTTACTGCAATTGCTAATTTACCAATCCAAGCACCTGCAATTGGTCGTGCATCAAAAGGTGCTGCCATGGCTGTTTTATGCAAATATTATTTAAATACGAGACAATGGGAAAATGCAGCAAATATGGCTGAAGATATTGTAGACCTTGGAGTGTATGAATTATTACCAGATTATGGTCAAGTATTTAGCATTACCAATGAAGGAAATAATGAGTTAATTTGGGTTTTACCAAAAGATGGTACATCGCCAACGGCAAGTCAAGCCATTGATGCCTTGGTTTTTCCTCCAGATTATCCAAGACCATTTCCAAATAATACAGTTTTTGCAGCAAGAACATATTTATATGATGACTTTGTAAATTCTTTCGGTGAAAATGACCAACGCAAAAATTATATTATTACCGAATATGTAAGTACAAATACTGGCGAAGTTGTACCGGGCTTGGGTAATGACCAGTCATTTCCTTACAAAATTGAATTTGACCCAGGTGCAGTTGGTGCAGCAGCTGGCAATGACATACCAGCAATTCGTTACGCAGATATTTTGCTAAGTCGAGCAGAAGCATTGAACGAAATTTCGGGACCTACTCAAGAAGCAATCGACCTAATAAATGAAGTAAGGAATAGAGCAGGAATAGATGATTTGACCTTAGGTGGCTATACTCAAGAAACACTTAAGGAAGCAATTCTTCAAGAACGCGCTTGGGAACTATTTTTCGAAGGTAAAAGAAGGGAAGACATGATTAGACAAAATGTATTTATATCAGACGCTATTAGTCGAGGTAAAAATGCACAAGATCACCATAAACTATTCCCTATTCCGCAAGTGGAACTAGATGCTAATCCTAGTTTAGAACAGAATACAGGCTATTAACAATAAAAAGAACAAAAGCATGAAGCATATAATGAATAAAAAATCAAAATGTTCGAAGTTATTGTT includes:
- a CDS encoding RagB/SusD family nutrient uptake outer membrane protein, with translation MKSYINKSIMILVFIGVIACEKRLDEEVFSELAPATLFTSEKGITSVLNASYAYAHRPGFQDSWAAYHLASMTTGEVWGQGGSIENLWISEIDFTWDGNHDHIIAQWTIYFNSIRDANIVLDNLDNEAFSEEFKQLTEAEAHFLRGWDYSELYNLFGPVPLYKSSSDDPLLPRATTEEVQQFIEQELLTAIANLPIQAPAIGRASKGAAMAVLCKYYLNTRQWENAANMAEDIVDLGVYELLPDYGQVFSITNEGNNELIWVLPKDGTSPTASQAIDALVFPPDYPRPFPNNTVFAARTYLYDDFVNSFGENDQRKNYIITEYVSTNTGEVVPGLGNDQSFPYKIEFDPGAVGAAAGNDIPAIRYADILLSRAEALNEISGPTQEAIDLINEVRNRAGIDDLTLGGYTQETLKEAILQERAWELFFEGKRREDMIRQNVFISDAISRGKNAQDHHKLFPIPQVELDANPSLEQNTGY